From the genome of Capricornis sumatraensis isolate serow.1 chromosome 17, serow.2, whole genome shotgun sequence, one region includes:
- the SCOC gene encoding short coiled-coil protein isoform X1 translates to MRRRVFLSGDWLATGPAGAGLLSRRTLCGRIGRGCQCQLVQVSRPEASYGTLPLPAPQKADHSSRILYPRHRSLLPKMMNADMDAVDAENQVELEEKTRLINQVLELQHTLEDLSARVDAVKEENLKLKSENQVLGQYIENLMSASSVFQTTDTKSKRK, encoded by the exons ATGCGCAGGCGTGTTTTCTTGAGTGGTGATTGGCTGGCAACAGGGCCGGCAGGGGCGGGACTCCTGTCTCGGCGCACGCTCTGTGGGCGGATAGGGCGTGGCTGCCAGTGCCAGTTGGTCCAAGTGTCCAGGCCTGAGGCGTCCTACGGAACCCTCCCCCTGCCGGCGCCTCAGAAGGCAG ACCATTCATCAAGAATTTTGTATCCAAGGCACAGAAGTTTGTTACCGAAGATGATGAATGCTGACATGGATG CAGTTGATGCTGAAAATCAGGTGGAACTGGAGGAAAAAACACGACTTATTAATCAAGTGTTGGAACTCCAACACACACTTGAAG ATCTGTCTGCAAGAGTAGATGCAGTTAAGGAAGAAAATCTGAAGCTAAAATCAGAAAACCAAGTTCTCGGACAATATATAGAAAACCTCATGTCAGCTTCTAGTGTTTTTCAAACAACTgacacaaaaagcaaaagaaaataa
- the SCOC gene encoding short coiled-coil protein isoform X2 — MRRRVFLSGDWLATGPAGAGLLSRRTLCGRIGRGCQCQLVQVSRPEASYGTLPLPAPQKADHSSRILYPRHRSLLPKMMNADMDVDAENQVELEEKTRLINQVLELQHTLEDLSARVDAVKEENLKLKSENQVLGQYIENLMSASSVFQTTDTKSKRK, encoded by the exons ATGCGCAGGCGTGTTTTCTTGAGTGGTGATTGGCTGGCAACAGGGCCGGCAGGGGCGGGACTCCTGTCTCGGCGCACGCTCTGTGGGCGGATAGGGCGTGGCTGCCAGTGCCAGTTGGTCCAAGTGTCCAGGCCTGAGGCGTCCTACGGAACCCTCCCCCTGCCGGCGCCTCAGAAGGCAG ACCATTCATCAAGAATTTTGTATCCAAGGCACAGAAGTTTGTTACCGAAGATGATGAATGCTGACATGGATG TTGATGCTGAAAATCAGGTGGAACTGGAGGAAAAAACACGACTTATTAATCAAGTGTTGGAACTCCAACACACACTTGAAG ATCTGTCTGCAAGAGTAGATGCAGTTAAGGAAGAAAATCTGAAGCTAAAATCAGAAAACCAAGTTCTCGGACAATATATAGAAAACCTCATGTCAGCTTCTAGTGTTTTTCAAACAACTgacacaaaaagcaaaagaaaataa
- the SCOC gene encoding short coiled-coil protein isoform X3 — MMNADMDDLSARVDAVKEENLKLKSENQVLGQYIENLMSASSVFQTTDTKSKRK; from the exons ATGATGAATGCTGACATGGATG ATCTGTCTGCAAGAGTAGATGCAGTTAAGGAAGAAAATCTGAAGCTAAAATCAGAAAACCAAGTTCTCGGACAATATATAGAAAACCTCATGTCAGCTTCTAGTGTTTTTCAAACAACTgacacaaaaagcaaaagaaaataa